The Streptomyces albofaciens JCM 4342 genome has a segment encoding these proteins:
- a CDS encoding nitroreductase family deazaflavin-dependent oxidoreductase has translation MPLEGEYEPSPEKWVRDQVELYESSGGTKGTTMRGLPVIVLTTRGAKSGKIRKTPLMRVEHEGTYAAVASLGGAPKHPVWYHNVVADPRVELQDGPVRMDLVAREVTGEEKALWWGRAVEAFPDYADYQKKTDREIPVFVLEAPETSHN, from the coding sequence ATGCCACTTGAGGGCGAGTACGAGCCGAGCCCGGAGAAGTGGGTACGCGACCAGGTCGAGCTGTACGAGAGCAGCGGCGGCACCAAGGGGACGACGATGCGCGGCCTGCCCGTCATCGTCCTGACGACCCGGGGCGCCAAGTCGGGGAAGATCCGCAAGACTCCGCTGATGCGGGTGGAACACGAGGGCACCTACGCCGCGGTCGCCTCCCTGGGCGGCGCCCCCAAGCACCCCGTCTGGTACCACAACGTCGTGGCGGACCCCCGTGTGGAGCTTCAGGACGGCCCGGTTCGCATGGACCTGGTGGCCCGTGAGGTGACGGGCGAGGAGAAGGCCCTGTGGTGGGGCCGCGCGGTCGAGGCGTTCCCCGACTACGCCGACTACCAGAAGAAGACCGACCGCGAGATCCCCGTCTTCGTCCTGGAGGCCCCGGAGACGAGCCACAACTGA
- the hemC gene encoding hydroxymethylbilane synthase translates to MSAPELIRIVSRSSPMALAQVERVRVELAARYPTMRTEVVPVTTSGDRWMGDLSELGGKGAFTKEVDAALLAGEADLAVHCVKDVPADRPLPAGTTFAAFLKRDDIRDALVHPGGLPLDRLPAGTRIGTSSVRRVAQLAASHPHLTCVPMRGNANRRLEKLHAGDADALLLAVSGLERIGRREVITEILPAETLCPPIGAGILALQCRADDTATIDAVSALGDRNAFREATAERMFLHVLQGHCNSPIAGYAKTERNGELSLRACVFTPDGKTVLNAHEWAGPLDPATLGTSVAVALLRQGARDLIDSIAH, encoded by the coding sequence ATGTCCGCCCCTGAACTGATCCGCATCGTCTCGCGTTCCTCGCCCATGGCACTCGCTCAGGTGGAGCGCGTACGGGTCGAACTCGCCGCCCGCTACCCGACGATGCGCACCGAGGTGGTGCCCGTCACCACCTCCGGTGACCGCTGGATGGGTGATCTGTCCGAGCTGGGCGGCAAGGGGGCCTTCACCAAGGAGGTGGACGCCGCGCTGCTGGCCGGGGAGGCGGACCTCGCGGTGCACTGCGTCAAGGATGTGCCGGCCGACCGGCCGCTGCCCGCCGGCACGACCTTCGCCGCGTTCCTCAAGCGCGACGACATCCGCGACGCGCTCGTCCACCCCGGCGGTCTCCCCCTCGACCGGCTGCCCGCCGGTACGCGCATCGGCACGTCCTCCGTACGCCGGGTCGCGCAGCTCGCCGCCTCCCACCCGCACCTCACCTGTGTACCGATGCGCGGCAACGCCAACCGCCGCCTGGAGAAACTCCACGCCGGGGACGCCGACGCCCTGCTGCTCGCGGTGTCCGGGCTGGAGCGCATCGGCCGGCGCGAGGTCATCACCGAGATCCTGCCGGCCGAGACGCTGTGCCCGCCCATCGGCGCCGGGATTCTGGCCCTGCAGTGCCGTGCGGACGACACCGCCACCATTGACGCGGTCAGCGCGCTCGGCGACCGGAACGCCTTCCGGGAGGCGACGGCGGAGCGGATGTTCCTCCATGTCCTCCAGGGGCACTGCAACTCGCCGATCGCCGGATACGCGAAGACCGAGCGCAACGGCGAACTGTCGCTGCGGGCCTGCGTCTTCACCCCGGACGGCAAGACGGTGCTCAACGCCCACGAGTGGGCCGGGCCGCTCGACCCGGCGACCCTGGGCACGTCCGTCGCGGTCGCGCTGCTGCGCCAGGGGGCGCGCGACCTGATCGACTCCATCGCGCACTGA
- a CDS encoding cold-shock protein gives MVSGKVIRFDEVRGYGFVVPDHGGEDVFVHVNDLEFDKGLMAPGVKVEFLVDEGDRGPKASNVRFLEGAPGRSGGVHRSQNALSDGPFEDGVLCDTLSAQEFLDEVTELLVTGVPSMTGEQILQARQRLLKQAQSHEWVDA, from the coding sequence ATGGTTTCGGGCAAGGTCATCCGGTTCGACGAGGTACGCGGCTACGGATTCGTCGTTCCCGACCACGGTGGAGAAGACGTCTTCGTGCACGTCAACGATCTCGAATTCGACAAGGGACTGATGGCTCCCGGCGTCAAGGTCGAATTCCTGGTGGACGAGGGCGACCGGGGGCCCAAGGCGTCCAACGTGCGTTTCCTGGAAGGTGCTCCCGGCCGCTCCGGCGGCGTGCACCGCTCCCAGAACGCGCTCTCCGACGGGCCTTTCGAGGACGGCGTGCTCTGCGACACGCTCTCCGCACAGGAGTTTCTCGACGAGGTGACCGAACTCCTCGTGACGGGCGTTCCGAGCATGACCGGCGAGCAGATCCTCCAGGCCCGCCAGCGCCTCCTCAAGCAGGCCCAGTCCCACGAGTGGGTCGACGCGTAA
- a CDS encoding PLP-dependent aminotransferase family protein — MDRALGSGQLAALLPDPAEARPAYRHLARAISTLILDGRIALHVKLPAERELAAALNTSRATVTAVYDLLRESGYAHSRQGSGTWTALPEGRTPRGVARLLGPHETAIDLARAAPGLPRQTLTDALARISPQLAEHVDTPGYHPYGLPELRAAIAERFTRRGLATVPEQILVTSGAQHAFTLVLGLLARPGDRIMVENPSYPNALEAIRRARLRTVPVPVTDTGWDTGTIEATLRHSAPRLAYLIPDFHNPTGRLMPERQRARTLRAAQRSGTWLVVDETLTELALDVPAPPPFACHASPGGTGQVITTGSMSKTHWAGLRVGWLRAPARLVTELAGQRVATDMGGSVLDQLLALDLLDRSEELLPRRLEQLRRQRAALTSALAEHLPRWTWHLPPGGLSLWADLGEPVAAALAERALDHGVPIEGGACFATDPGIFEQRLRIPYTTPPETLREAVHRMAATLAGGPTPSSTGRRPHWIA; from the coding sequence ATGGACCGGGCCCTGGGAAGCGGGCAACTGGCCGCGCTGCTGCCCGATCCGGCGGAAGCCCGGCCCGCCTACCGCCACCTGGCCCGAGCGATCAGCACACTGATCCTGGACGGACGCATCGCCCTGCACGTCAAGCTCCCCGCCGAACGGGAGCTGGCCGCGGCCCTGAACACCAGCCGCGCCACCGTCACCGCCGTCTACGACCTGTTGCGCGAGAGCGGTTACGCGCACAGCCGCCAGGGTTCCGGCACCTGGACGGCCCTCCCCGAAGGCCGGACGCCCCGGGGCGTCGCGCGGCTCCTCGGCCCGCACGAGACCGCGATCGACCTGGCCAGGGCCGCTCCCGGCCTGCCCCGGCAGACGCTCACCGACGCCCTCGCCCGAATCTCCCCGCAGCTGGCCGAACACGTCGACACCCCCGGCTACCACCCCTACGGCCTGCCGGAACTGCGCGCCGCGATCGCCGAACGCTTCACCCGGCGCGGCCTGGCCACCGTGCCCGAACAGATCCTGGTGACCTCCGGGGCCCAGCACGCGTTCACCCTCGTCCTCGGGCTGCTGGCCCGGCCCGGCGACCGGATCATGGTCGAGAACCCGTCCTACCCGAACGCCCTGGAGGCCATCCGGCGCGCGCGGCTGCGTACCGTCCCGGTCCCCGTGACCGACACCGGCTGGGACACCGGCACCATCGAGGCGACCCTGCGCCACTCGGCACCCCGGCTGGCCTACCTGATCCCCGACTTCCACAACCCCACCGGCCGCCTGATGCCCGAGCGGCAGCGCGCCCGCACCCTGCGCGCCGCGCAACGCTCGGGCACCTGGCTGGTCGTCGACGAGACCCTGACCGAACTCGCCCTCGACGTACCCGCCCCGCCGCCCTTCGCCTGCCACGCCTCGCCGGGCGGCACCGGCCAGGTCATCACCACCGGCTCGATGAGCAAGACCCACTGGGCGGGCCTGCGCGTCGGCTGGCTGCGCGCCCCGGCCCGGCTCGTCACCGAACTCGCCGGTCAGCGGGTCGCCACCGACATGGGCGGTTCGGTCCTGGACCAGCTCCTCGCCCTGGACCTGCTGGACCGCTCCGAGGAACTGCTGCCCCGGCGCCTGGAACAGTTGCGCCGTCAGCGCGCCGCCCTGACCTCCGCCTTGGCCGAACACCTCCCGCGATGGACCTGGCACCTGCCGCCCGGCGGCCTGTCCCTCTGGGCGGACCTGGGCGAGCCTGTCGCCGCCGCGCTGGCCGAGCGGGCACTCGACCACGGGGTACCGATCGAAGGAGGCGCCTGCTTCGCCACCGACCCTGGCATCTTCGAACAGCGCCTGCGCATTCCGTACACCACTCCGCCGGAGACCCTCCGTGAGGCCGTGCACCGCATGGCCGCCACTCTCGCCGGCGGTCCGACCCCTTCGTCCACGGGCCGACGCCCGCACTGGATCGCCTGA
- a CDS encoding NADP-dependent oxidoreductase, translating to MSNEPTMRTITQDRLGGPEVLYLTRAPRPAPLPTEVLVRVRSAGVNPVDWKTRQGGGMAQVLGDPPFSVGWDVSGVVEETGFGVHTVEVGDEVYGMPWFPRQAGAYGEYVTAPSRHFARKPATLDHDHAAAVPLAALTAWQSLVDAARVEAGQRVLIHAAAGGVGHFAVQFAKHLGAHVIGTARTAKHDWLRSLGADELVDYTKERFEQAVRDVDVVIDLVGDEHEETSTRSLRTLRRGGTLIAVPSGASPGLVEKAGAQGLRASGFLVEPDGAALARIGDLIDAGVVTVEVEDVLPLAEAGTAHRRGEEGRTRGKLVLRVAS from the coding sequence ATGAGCAACGAACCGACCATGCGCACGATCACCCAGGACCGCCTCGGCGGCCCCGAGGTGCTGTACCTCACCCGGGCTCCCCGGCCCGCGCCGCTGCCCACCGAGGTGCTCGTCCGGGTGCGCTCCGCCGGGGTGAACCCGGTCGACTGGAAGACCCGGCAGGGCGGCGGGATGGCGCAGGTCCTCGGAGACCCGCCGTTCAGCGTGGGCTGGGACGTCAGCGGCGTCGTGGAGGAGACCGGCTTCGGCGTGCACACGGTCGAGGTGGGTGACGAGGTGTACGGGATGCCGTGGTTCCCGCGGCAGGCCGGCGCGTACGGCGAGTACGTGACCGCGCCCTCGCGGCACTTCGCCCGCAAGCCCGCCACGCTCGACCACGACCACGCGGCCGCCGTGCCGCTGGCCGCGCTCACGGCCTGGCAGTCCCTGGTGGACGCGGCGCGTGTCGAGGCGGGGCAGCGGGTGCTGATCCACGCGGCGGCGGGCGGTGTCGGGCACTTCGCCGTGCAGTTCGCCAAGCACCTGGGCGCGCACGTCATCGGTACGGCGCGGACGGCGAAGCACGACTGGCTGCGCTCGCTCGGCGCGGACGAACTGGTCGACTACACCAAGGAGCGCTTCGAGCAAGCGGTACGGGACGTCGATGTCGTCATCGACCTGGTGGGCGACGAGCACGAGGAGACCAGTACGCGGTCCCTGCGCACGCTGCGGCGGGGCGGCACGCTCATCGCCGTGCCCTCCGGCGCCTCGCCCGGACTGGTGGAGAAGGCCGGTGCCCAGGGGCTGCGGGCGAGCGGCTTCCTGGTGGAGCCGGACGGCGCGGCGCTCGCCCGTATCGGTGACCTCATCGATGCGGGGGTGGTCACGGTCGAGGTCGAGGACGTACTGCCGCTCGCCGAGGCCGGTACGGCGCACCGGCGGGGCGAAGAGGGCCGCACTCGGGGGAAGCTCGTGCTGCGGGTCGCCTCCTGA
- a CDS encoding ABC transporter permease translates to MRGTGPQRYLRAGVRRGGIELRQLLRTRKELSGHLVNIVVAIVLAVTISDSVPGTELPMGHLMMAGFAAYLLFQLGVLNIPQMLVTEREEGALLRLRATPGGIPAYLVAKALLILGLAVGTLVLLLTAGALLADGPLPATPAQWLTLLWVTGLGLLAVVPLGAAIGAVLPNPREALALIMLPAMALLVTSGTMFPITRMPHIVQQIASLFPLKWMAQGLRSALLPDSALAAEPAGSWELPMVALVLAIWAIAGFLLAVPLLRRTTRRESGSRLAGRQHKAAMAGAGAPGR, encoded by the coding sequence ATGAGGGGGACGGGACCGCAGCGATATCTGCGGGCGGGGGTCCGGCGCGGAGGCATCGAACTGCGCCAGCTCCTGCGCACGAGAAAGGAGCTGAGCGGACATCTCGTCAACATCGTCGTGGCGATCGTGCTCGCCGTGACGATCAGCGACTCCGTACCCGGCACGGAGCTGCCCATGGGCCACCTCATGATGGCCGGATTCGCCGCCTACCTGCTCTTCCAGCTCGGTGTGCTGAACATCCCGCAGATGCTCGTCACCGAGCGCGAAGAGGGCGCGCTGCTGCGGCTCCGCGCCACGCCGGGCGGCATACCGGCCTATCTGGTGGCGAAGGCGCTGCTGATCCTCGGCCTGGCCGTCGGCACCCTCGTGCTGCTGCTCACGGCCGGCGCGCTGCTGGCCGACGGCCCGCTGCCGGCCACCCCCGCCCAGTGGCTCACCCTGCTCTGGGTCACCGGCCTGGGACTGCTCGCGGTCGTACCGCTCGGCGCGGCCATAGGCGCCGTCCTGCCCAACCCCCGCGAAGCGCTCGCCCTGATCATGCTGCCCGCCATGGCGCTGCTCGTGACCTCCGGGACGATGTTCCCCATCACCCGCATGCCCCACATCGTGCAGCAGATCGCCTCCCTGTTCCCGCTCAAATGGATGGCGCAGGGCCTGCGATCAGCGCTCCTTCCCGACAGCGCACTGGCCGCCGAGCCGGCGGGTTCCTGGGAACTCCCCATGGTCGCCCTGGTGCTGGCCATATGGGCCATCGCCGGTTTCCTCCTGGCCGTGCCCCTCCTTCGCAGAACGACCCGCCGGGAGTCCGGTTCCCGTCTGGCAGGCCGTCAGCACAAGGCGGCCATGGCAGGAGCGGGCGCGCCGGGCCGGTAG
- a CDS encoding ABC transporter ATP-binding protein, with the protein MSYGSKDVLQGVDLDIHRGEIFALLGPNGAGKTTTVEILEGFRRRSSGEVRVLGTDPLRGDDAWRGRLGLVLQSWRDHARWRVGELLGHFAEYYPDPRDPAALLELVGLTGQTDQQVGRLSGGQRRRLDVALGIVGRPELLFLDEPTTGFDPEARHDFHVLVGKLARDEGVTVLLTTHDLIEAERLADRIAVLVDGRIRVCGSPAELARRAAARAEVRWTAEDGTPRRERTDDPSRLVWELHRAAGGPIADLEVRRPTLEDTYLHMVNAESRHAHPAHARNREDEAA; encoded by the coding sequence ATGTCCTACGGCTCCAAAGACGTGCTCCAGGGCGTCGACCTGGACATCCACCGCGGCGAGATCTTCGCCTTGCTCGGCCCGAACGGCGCCGGGAAGACCACCACCGTCGAAATCCTCGAAGGCTTCCGCCGGCGCTCGTCCGGCGAGGTCCGCGTACTCGGCACGGACCCGCTGCGCGGCGACGACGCGTGGCGCGGACGGCTCGGCCTCGTCCTCCAATCCTGGCGCGACCACGCCAGATGGCGGGTCGGCGAACTCCTGGGCCACTTTGCCGAGTACTACCCCGACCCGCGCGATCCCGCCGCGCTGCTCGAACTGGTCGGCTTGACCGGCCAGACGGACCAGCAGGTGGGCCGGCTCTCCGGCGGCCAGCGCCGCCGCCTCGACGTCGCCCTCGGCATCGTCGGCCGTCCCGAGCTGCTCTTCCTCGACGAGCCCACCACCGGCTTCGACCCGGAGGCGCGCCACGACTTCCACGTCCTCGTCGGGAAGCTGGCCCGCGACGAAGGCGTCACGGTCCTGCTCACCACCCATGACCTCATCGAGGCCGAGCGCCTCGCCGACCGTATCGCCGTCCTGGTCGACGGCCGCATACGGGTCTGCGGCAGCCCGGCCGAACTGGCCCGCCGGGCAGCGGCGCGTGCGGAGGTGCGCTGGACGGCCGAGGACGGGACGCCGCGACGGGAACGTACCGACGACCCTTCCCGGCTGGTGTGGGAACTCCACCGCGCAGCCGGGGGACCGATAGCCGACCTGGAGGTGCGCCGCCCGACGCTGGAGGACACCTACCTGCACATGGTGAACGCCGAGAGCCGGCACGCACACCCGGCGCACGCCCGGAACCGAGAGGACGAAGCCGCATGA
- a CDS encoding transcriptional regulator, whose product MSTPSGFDELIHPSTRLSVVALLAATEWADFPFIRDSLSLSDSALSKQLHTLEEAGYLEIQKEGGGRKRRTKVRLTDRGRTAFEGHVAALRAIVEGAAKGPPPGSTPSSRSDTASAHARSGPAGRRGATGTETAPTGKEARR is encoded by the coding sequence ATGAGCACCCCTTCCGGATTCGACGAACTGATCCACCCGTCCACACGGCTCTCGGTGGTCGCGCTGCTCGCCGCCACGGAATGGGCCGACTTCCCCTTCATCCGGGACAGCCTCTCGCTCAGCGACTCGGCGCTCTCCAAACAGCTCCACACGCTGGAGGAGGCCGGGTACCTGGAAATCCAGAAGGAGGGCGGCGGGCGCAAGCGCCGCACCAAAGTGCGGCTCACCGACCGGGGGAGAACCGCGTTCGAGGGGCACGTGGCGGCCCTGCGCGCGATCGTCGAAGGCGCCGCCAAGGGCCCGCCACCGGGCAGCACACCGTCGTCCCGGTCCGACACGGCTTCGGCCCACGCGCGATCCGGACCGGCCGGGCGCCGCGGTGCCACGGGGACGGAAACGGCCCCGACCGGTAAGGAGGCCCGCCGGTGA
- a CDS encoding DUF4175 domain-containing protein, translated as MSAPVDAERAWADLQRIRVPQERVYDELERCSASGWRSYLPIAAAMWVFVAVSGLDLPGWAVWAVLAAYMAALGAIGVRAARKSRMRLHRSRYTWRTTVVFFASAIVGGSSILVTGWLVEWAELAYGSLVQATVCAGLFLLVTAPANRWAFAPVRSYDGSGR; from the coding sequence ATGAGCGCACCGGTCGACGCCGAACGCGCCTGGGCGGATCTGCAACGGATCCGGGTCCCGCAGGAGCGGGTCTACGACGAACTGGAGCGCTGCTCCGCGAGCGGGTGGCGTTCGTACCTGCCGATCGCGGCCGCCATGTGGGTCTTCGTGGCGGTCAGCGGACTCGACCTGCCCGGATGGGCCGTCTGGGCGGTGCTCGCGGCGTACATGGCCGCGCTGGGCGCCATAGGCGTACGGGCGGCCCGCAAGTCCCGCATGCGGCTGCACCGCTCGCGCTACACATGGCGCACGACCGTCGTGTTCTTCGCGAGCGCCATCGTGGGCGGGAGCAGCATCCTGGTCACGGGCTGGCTCGTCGAGTGGGCGGAGCTGGCGTACGGCAGCCTGGTGCAGGCCACCGTGTGCGCCGGTCTCTTCCTGCTCGTCACGGCGCCCGCCAACCGGTGGGCCTTCGCCCCCGTGCGCAGTTACGACGGGAGCGGCCGATGA
- a CDS encoding CPBP family intramembrane glutamic endopeptidase: MTHSLRTLSPPPLSPRRRGLLVFLGVAYLGMWVAMTPLLATGFQRESARSGMGTLEQVCVSAAMFAPALAALLVVKYVEPAGRIRDVLALRPSRPWAHVARSCLLALVVPALLTVAALVIGATTGHYPFHVPWSGLGAWVIALLLKMLVSLPLFFGEELGWQGYLFPRLAGRGKGARLTWAYVGTGAAFALWHLPTLLMGGQYPGRHWYVSVFAIVVSCVLILPVFTWLRLRSGSVVPAVVGHAFVSTASVSMVKEFAAPNAPVDPLHMGMTGWPGWIATGAFVAFLALTGRLRPSAYA, encoded by the coding sequence ATGACCCATTCCCTGCGAACCCTGTCCCCGCCGCCCCTGTCACCGCGCCGCCGCGGACTGCTGGTCTTCCTCGGTGTGGCCTACCTGGGCATGTGGGTGGCCATGACGCCGCTCCTGGCCACCGGGTTCCAGCGGGAGAGCGCCCGGTCGGGCATGGGAACGCTGGAGCAGGTCTGCGTCTCGGCCGCGATGTTCGCGCCGGCCCTCGCCGCGCTCCTCGTGGTCAAGTACGTGGAGCCCGCCGGCCGGATACGGGACGTCCTCGCCCTGCGGCCGTCACGGCCCTGGGCCCACGTCGCGCGCTCGTGCCTCCTCGCCCTCGTGGTCCCCGCCCTCCTGACCGTCGCCGCGCTCGTCATCGGGGCCACGACAGGGCACTACCCCTTCCACGTCCCCTGGAGCGGGCTCGGAGCCTGGGTGATCGCCCTGCTGCTCAAGATGCTGGTGTCGCTGCCGCTGTTCTTCGGCGAGGAACTGGGCTGGCAGGGCTATCTCTTCCCCCGTCTCGCCGGACGCGGGAAGGGCGCACGTCTGACGTGGGCGTATGTGGGCACCGGTGCCGCCTTCGCGCTGTGGCACCTGCCCACGCTCCTGATGGGCGGGCAGTACCCCGGCCGCCACTGGTATGTGTCGGTGTTCGCGATAGTCGTCAGCTGCGTCCTCATCCTGCCGGTCTTCACGTGGCTGCGCCTGCGCTCCGGGTCGGTGGTGCCGGCGGTCGTCGGCCACGCCTTCGTCAGCACGGCGAGCGTGAGCATGGTCAAGGAGTTCGCCGCGCCGAACGCCCCGGTGGACCCGTTGCACATGGGAATGACCGGCTGGCCCGGCTGGATAGCCACCGGCGCGTTCGTCGCCTTCCTCGCGCTGACGGGGCGGCTGCGGCCGTCGGCGTATGCGTAG
- a CDS encoding D-alanyl-D-alanine carboxypeptidase family protein, whose product MKTGIKGVRRLSATAVTAAGAVLAAGVFAAPAQAETPGAATLRAAAVKAAQQAAAKAGTPQAPTITAAGGFVMNNGTGTAAFTKAADSRRSMGSTTKIMTAQVVLSQRNLNLDAQVTVDKAYSDYIVAKTASSAGLIVGDKVTVRQLLYALMLPSGCDAAYALADKFGSGSTRAARVQSFIGQMNTAAKNLGLNNTHFDSFDGIGNGANYSTPRDLTKLASHAMKNATFRTVVGTRSTKQKVTTKNGGYRYMSWNNTNNLLGSYTGTIGVKTGSGPEAKYCLVFAATRNGKTVIGTVLASTSVANRTADAKKLLDYGFAK is encoded by the coding sequence TTGAAAACTGGCATTAAGGGCGTGCGCCGCCTGTCCGCGACGGCCGTGACCGCCGCGGGAGCCGTCCTGGCGGCCGGAGTGTTCGCCGCTCCGGCACAGGCCGAGACTCCCGGGGCCGCCACCTTGAGGGCCGCGGCGGTCAAGGCCGCCCAGCAGGCCGCGGCGAAGGCCGGAACGCCGCAGGCACCCACGATCACCGCGGCGGGCGGGTTCGTGATGAACAACGGCACCGGCACGGCCGCGTTCACCAAGGCGGCGGACTCCCGCCGTTCCATGGGGTCCACGACCAAGATCATGACCGCACAGGTGGTGCTGTCGCAGCGGAACCTCAACCTGGACGCCCAGGTCACGGTCGACAAGGCGTACAGCGACTACATCGTCGCCAAGACCGCCTCGTCGGCCGGCCTGATCGTCGGGGACAAGGTCACCGTCCGCCAGCTGCTGTACGCGCTGATGCTCCCGTCCGGCTGTGACGCGGCGTACGCGCTCGCCGACAAGTTCGGCAGCGGGTCCACGCGGGCGGCGCGGGTGCAGTCGTTCATCGGCCAGATGAACACCGCGGCCAAGAACCTCGGCCTGAACAACACCCACTTCGACTCGTTCGACGGCATCGGCAACGGCGCGAACTACTCGACGCCGCGCGACCTGACGAAGCTGGCCTCCCACGCGATGAAGAACGCCACGTTCCGCACCGTCGTGGGGACCCGGTCGACCAAGCAGAAGGTCACCACGAAGAACGGCGGCTACCGCTACATGTCGTGGAACAACACCAACAACCTGCTGGGCAGTTACACCGGCACCATCGGCGTCAAGACCGGTTCGGGTCCGGAGGCCAAGTACTGCCTGGTCTTCGCCGCCACCCGCAACGGCAAGACCGTCATCGGTACGGTCCTGGCCTCCACCTCGGTGGCCAACCGCACCGCCGACGCGAAGAAGCTGCTGGACTACGGCTTCGCGAAGTAG